A single window of Solea solea chromosome 9, fSolSol10.1, whole genome shotgun sequence DNA harbors:
- the uox gene encoding uricase has translation MAAASNVEFVRTGYGKNSVKVMVIRRQARHHSITELKADVQLTLRSRKDYISGDNSDIIPTDTIKNTVHALAKIKGVKTIEQFSLDICNHFLTSFNHVLRVKVYMEEAPWRRLEKNGVEHAHAFILSPETCRFCDVEQDLNGAPVVHGGVKDMKVLKTTQSGFEGFLRDRFTTLQDSKDRCFCTTVYSRWRYNKAQGVDFDASWKCVSNTIIEKFAGPYDYGVYSPSVQMTLYETQVLVLDRVPEVEEIEIAMPNQHYFTIDMTKMGLSNKDEVLLPLDNPSGIITGTLRRKQQAKL, from the exons ATGGCAGCCGCTTCA AATGTGGAGTTTGTGCGAACGGGCTACGGCAAGAATTCAGTGAAGGTGATGGTCATCAGGAGACAGGCAAGACACCACTCCATCACCGAGCTGAAGGCTGACGTGCAGCTCACCCTCAGATCCCGCAAGGATTATATAAGTGGGGACAACTCCGACATCATCCCCACCGACACCATCAAAAACACTGTCCATGCCCTGGCCAAGATTAAAGGG GTAAAGACCATCGAGCAGTTTTCCCTGGACATCTGCAATCACTTCCTGACATCTTTCAATCATGTGCTGAGGGTCAAGGTCTACATGGAGGAGGCTCCGTGGAGAAGGTTGGAGAAG AATGGGGTAGAACATGCTCACGCGTTCATCCTCAGCCCAGAGACTTGTCGCTTCTGTGATGTTGAGCAGGATCTCAATg GTGCCCCAGTGGTTCACGGTGGGGTGAAGGACATGAAGGTGCTGAAAACCACTCAGTCTGGGTTTGAGGGTTTTCTCCGAGACCGCTTCACTACTCTGCAAGACAGCAAAGACAGGTGTTTCTGCACCACTGTCTACTCCAGGTGGCGATACAACAAGGCCCAAGGTGTGGACTTTGACGCCTCATG GAAGTGTGTGAGCAACACAATCATTGAAAAGTTTGCTGGCCCTTACGACTATGGAGTGTACTCTCCATCTGTGCAGATGACCCTTTATGAAacacaggttctggtcctggACAGAGTTCCTGAG gtgGAGGAAATAGAGATCGCCATGCCCAACCAGCATTACTTCACCATTGACATGACAAAAATGGGCCTTTCCAACAAAGATGAA GTACTCCTTCCCCTGGATAATCCCTCAGGAATCATCACAGGGACACTGCGCAGGAAACAGCAAGCAAAGCTGTGA
- the samd13 gene encoding sterile alpha motif domain-containing protein 13: MRYYCNITDSAMEDKANGSVDTKSPVENGQMPDPANWGVSDVVNYFKATGFEEQATAFQDQEIDGKSLLLMTRNDVLTGLSIKLGPALKIYEYHVKPLQTQHLKSNAS, from the exons ATGAGATATTACTGCAACATTACTGATT ccGCAATGGAAGACAAGGCAAATGGCTCTGTTGACACCAAAAG CCCAGTGGAGAATGGTCAGATGCCGGACCCTGCCAACTGGGGAGTCTCTGATGTCGTCAACTACTTCAAAGCCACAGGGTTTGAGGAGCAAGCCACGGCTTTTCAAGATCAG GAAATTGATGGTAAGTCTCTGCTCCTGATGACACGTAACGATGTCCTGACGGGGCTGTCGATAAAGCTCGGGCCAGCACTGAAGATCTATGAGTATCACGTAAAGCCGCTGCAGACTCAACACCTGAAAAGTAACGCGTCGTAG